Proteins encoded in a region of the Pseudomonas sp. GOM7 genome:
- the thrH gene encoding bifunctional phosphoserine phosphatase/homoserine phosphotransferase ThrH, protein MEIACLDLEGVLVPEIWIAFAEKTGIESLKVTTRDIPDYDVLMQQRLRILEEHGLKLRDIQDVIATLEPLPGAVAFVDWLRERFQVVILSDTFYEFSQPLMRQLGFPTLLCHRLITDENDSVVSYQLRQKDPKRQAVIALKSLYYRVIAAGDSYNDTSMLSEAHAGILFHAPDNVIREFPQFPAVHTYEDLRQAFLAASNRKLQL, encoded by the coding sequence GTGGAGATCGCATGTCTCGACCTGGAAGGCGTACTGGTTCCGGAAATCTGGATCGCGTTCGCGGAAAAAACCGGCATCGAGTCACTCAAGGTGACTACCCGCGACATCCCCGACTATGACGTGCTGATGCAGCAGCGCCTGCGCATCCTCGAGGAACATGGACTCAAGCTCAGGGACATTCAGGACGTGATTGCCACGCTCGAGCCGCTGCCGGGTGCCGTGGCTTTCGTAGATTGGCTGCGCGAACGCTTTCAGGTGGTGATCCTTTCCGACACCTTCTATGAATTCTCCCAGCCACTGATGCGTCAGCTTGGATTTCCGACCCTGCTGTGCCATCGCCTGATCACCGACGAGAATGATTCTGTGGTCAGCTACCAGTTGCGTCAGAAAGATCCCAAGCGTCAGGCGGTCATCGCCCTCAAGAGCCTGTATTACCGGGTGATCGCCGCCGGCGACTCGTACAACGACACCAGCATGCTCAGCGAGGCCCACGCCGGCATCCTGTTCCATGCGCCGGACAATGTGATCCGCGAGTTTCCGCAGTTCCCGGCGGTGCATACCTATGAGGATCTCCGGCAGGCATTCCTCGCCGCTTCTAACCGTAAACTGCAGCTATAG
- a CDS encoding putative 2-dehydropantoate 2-reductase: MTLNPAPRIGIIGTGAIGGFYGLLLARAGFDVHFLLRSEYPAVAANGLQLNSQVHGALHLQPVQAYRHAEDMPACDWLLVGAKTTANAELAPLINQAAAPGARVVLLQNGLGVETALRPLLDDGLHLLGGLCYICVHRSAPGVIEHQALGAINLAYHSGPAEDDEARRSLVDEGAELFRKAGLDSQAMAKLEQTRWQKLVWNVPYNGLSVLLDADTKAMMGNPSSRALIRDLMLEVVQAAQALGHDMPENYADKLLAATERMPDYLPSMYYDFAQRRPAELQAIYATPLAAAAAAGQDMPKVRALYQALQFLQARQEA; this comes from the coding sequence ATGACCCTTAATCCCGCGCCACGTATCGGCATCATTGGCACTGGCGCCATTGGTGGCTTCTATGGCCTGCTGCTGGCACGTGCTGGTTTCGATGTGCATTTTCTCCTGCGCAGTGAGTACCCGGCCGTGGCTGCCAATGGCCTGCAGCTCAACAGCCAGGTGCATGGTGCGCTGCATCTGCAGCCGGTGCAGGCCTATCGCCATGCCGAGGACATGCCGGCCTGTGACTGGCTGCTGGTGGGCGCCAAGACCACGGCCAATGCCGAACTGGCCCCGCTGATCAATCAGGCAGCGGCGCCGGGTGCGCGCGTCGTGTTGCTGCAGAACGGCCTGGGCGTGGAGACGGCGCTGCGTCCCTTGCTGGACGACGGCCTGCATCTGCTCGGTGGCCTGTGCTACATCTGCGTTCACCGCAGTGCGCCAGGGGTAATCGAGCATCAGGCCCTGGGCGCCATCAACCTGGCCTACCACAGTGGCCCAGCCGAGGATGACGAGGCTCGGCGTAGCTTGGTGGACGAGGGCGCGGAACTGTTTCGCAAGGCGGGTCTGGATTCGCAGGCCATGGCCAAACTCGAACAGACCCGTTGGCAGAAGCTGGTGTGGAACGTGCCCTACAACGGCCTTTCGGTACTGCTCGATGCCGATACCAAGGCGATGATGGGCAATCCCAGCAGCCGTGCGCTGATCCGCGACCTGATGCTCGAGGTGGTGCAGGCCGCACAGGCGCTCGGTCACGACATGCCGGAGAACTATGCCGACAAGCTGCTGGCGGCCACCGAGCGCATGCCCGATTATCTGCCGAGCATGTACTACGATTTCGCCCAGCGCCGCCCGGCCGAACTGCAGGCCATCTACGCCACGCCGCTGGCAGCTGCCGCTGCGGCAGGGCAGGACATGCCCAAGGTGCGCGCACTGTATCAGGCTCTGCAGTTCTTGCAGGCGCGGCAGGAGGCATAG
- a CDS encoding 5'-nucleotidase: MGKGLGDKLVLAISSRALFDLSESHQVYESEGVEAYRRYQIEHEDEVLMPGDAFPLVEKLLGLNARLSEQRVEVILVSRNSADTGLRAFNSIQHYGLGISRAAFVGGRSPDPYLAAFGCHLFLSTHADDVRSALKAGFGAATLLSGGSRRAASNELRIAFDGDAVLFSDDSERVYQSGGLHAFQNHERDAARQALPGGPFKPFLAALHRLQQAFPEDACPIRTALVTARSAPAHERVIRTLREWNIRLDESFFLGGLDKSAVLEAFAADVFFDDQTGHCEAARQVVATGHVPHGVSNEPIP; encoded by the coding sequence ATGGGCAAGGGGTTGGGCGACAAGCTGGTGTTGGCGATCTCCTCGCGGGCGCTGTTCGACCTCAGCGAGAGCCACCAGGTCTATGAAAGCGAAGGCGTTGAAGCCTACCGGCGTTACCAGATCGAGCACGAGGACGAAGTGCTGATGCCCGGTGATGCCTTCCCTCTGGTGGAGAAGTTGCTGGGGCTCAATGCTCGGCTCAGCGAGCAGCGCGTCGAGGTGATCCTGGTGTCGCGCAACAGTGCCGATACCGGCCTGCGCGCCTTCAATTCGATTCAGCACTATGGCCTGGGCATCTCCCGCGCTGCCTTCGTCGGTGGGCGCAGCCCCGACCCCTACCTGGCAGCGTTTGGTTGCCATCTGTTTCTCTCCACCCATGCCGATGACGTGCGCAGTGCCCTCAAGGCCGGCTTCGGGGCGGCGACGCTGCTTTCCGGTGGTTCGCGGCGGGCAGCGAGCAATGAGCTGCGCATCGCCTTCGATGGCGATGCCGTGTTGTTTTCCGACGATTCCGAGCGGGTCTACCAGAGTGGTGGGCTGCACGCTTTTCAGAACCATGAGCGTGACGCCGCCCGACAGGCCTTGCCAGGCGGGCCGTTCAAGCCCTTTCTTGCGGCGCTGCACCGCTTGCAGCAGGCCTTCCCTGAGGATGCCTGCCCGATTCGTACAGCCCTGGTCACGGCCCGCTCGGCGCCGGCACACGAGCGGGTGATTCGCACCCTGCGTGAGTGGAACATCCGCCTCGACGAGTCCTTCTTCCTCGGTGGCCTGGACAAGTCCGCGGTGCTGGAGGCATTTGCCGCCGATGTGTTCTTCGATGATCAGACGGGGCACTGCGAGGCCGCGCGGCAGGTGGTGGCAACGGGGCACGTGCCCCATGGCGTGAGCAATGAGCCGATTCCCTGA
- a CDS encoding universal stress protein, whose product MIRSILYATDLGLYASYVLQHALALTRSFNANLYVVHAVEPMGLFAESVLQTYLDDDTLKELRSNGLGTVMSSIEQRVLEGFRDELGDAAQDLDQIRAVRVIQGDPPTVILEESQKLGVDLLVVGSHSHGAEMAVPLGRTASRLLQLSEVPVYLVPMLQHRTHGEI is encoded by the coding sequence ATGATCCGCTCGATACTTTACGCCACCGATCTTGGGCTCTATGCCTCTTATGTGCTGCAACATGCGCTGGCGTTGACGCGCAGCTTCAATGCCAATCTATATGTGGTGCATGCCGTGGAGCCGATGGGCTTGTTCGCCGAGTCCGTGCTGCAAACCTATCTCGATGACGACACGCTCAAGGAGCTGCGCAGCAATGGACTGGGCACGGTGATGTCGAGCATCGAGCAGCGCGTGCTCGAAGGTTTTCGCGACGAGCTCGGCGATGCTGCGCAGGATCTAGATCAGATCCGGGCGGTGCGGGTGATTCAGGGAGATCCGCCCACGGTGATTCTCGAAGAATCACAGAAACTCGGGGTGGATTTGCTGGTCGTAGGCAGTCACAGCCATGGTGCGGAAATGGCCGTGCCGCTGGGACGCACGGCGTCACGGCTGTTGCAGCTATCGGAGGTACCGGTGTATCTGGTGCCCATGTTGCAGCATCGAACCCATGGCGAAATCTGA
- a CDS encoding phosphoadenosine phosphosulfate reductase domain-containing protein, with translation MQLDLDALNAEYGKQPEKLVQWAIGLGKPAICTTNFRPFEAVILHMVSQVKPDIPVVWMDNGYNTEATYRFADEVTRKLGLNLITYLPKRSRAHREALEGPVPALDDPRHAAFTEEVKLEPFTRALREMNPGVWFTALRATDTAVRAQMEPISINPDGLIKVAPLLHWTSKDLYQYLVAHDLPNEFDYYDPTKGEDNRECGLHLSH, from the coding sequence ATGCAACTCGATCTGGACGCGCTCAACGCCGAGTACGGCAAGCAACCGGAAAAGCTGGTGCAATGGGCCATCGGCCTGGGCAAGCCGGCCATCTGCACCACCAACTTCCGTCCCTTCGAGGCGGTCATCCTGCACATGGTCAGCCAGGTCAAACCGGACATTCCGGTGGTCTGGATGGACAACGGCTACAACACCGAGGCCACCTACCGCTTCGCCGACGAGGTGACGCGCAAGCTTGGCCTCAATCTGATTACCTACCTGCCCAAGCGCTCACGCGCCCACCGTGAGGCGCTGGAAGGCCCGGTACCGGCTCTGGACGATCCGCGCCATGCCGCCTTCACCGAGGAGGTAAAACTAGAGCCCTTCACCCGAGCCCTGCGCGAGATGAATCCCGGCGTCTGGTTCACCGCGCTGCGCGCCACCGATACTGCCGTGCGTGCACAGATGGAGCCCATCAGCATCAACCCGGATGGCCTGATCAAGGTCGCCCCGCTGCTGCACTGGACGTCCAAGGATCTTTACCAGTATCTGGTCGCCCATGACCTGCCGAACGAGTTCGATTACTACGACCCGACCAAGGGCGAAGACAACCGTGAGTGCGGCCTGCACCTGAGTCACTGA
- the cysB gene encoding HTH-type transcriptional regulator CysB produces the protein MKLQQLRYIWEVAHHDLNVSATAQSLYTSQPGISKQIRLLEDELGVEVFARSGKHLTRVTPAGERIITTAGEILRKVESIKQIAQEFSNEKKGTLSIATTHTQARYALPPVISAFIKQYPDVSLHMHQGTPTQIAEMAADGVVDFAIATEGLELFNDLIMMPCYRWNRCVVVPQGHPLAKLPKLTLEALAEHPIVTYVFGFTGRSKLDEAFNHRGLTPKVVFTAADADVIKTYVRLGLGVGIVAKMAVDARLDPDLVVLDADELFEPSVTKIGFRRGTFLRGFMCDFIERFAPHLTRDMLAKAVQCHNKTELEELFEGVELPMH, from the coding sequence ATGAAGCTTCAGCAACTGCGCTACATCTGGGAAGTCGCGCATCACGATCTCAACGTGTCGGCCACGGCGCAGAGTCTGTATACCTCGCAGCCAGGGATCAGCAAGCAGATACGTCTGCTGGAGGATGAGCTGGGCGTTGAGGTTTTCGCTCGTAGTGGCAAGCATCTCACACGCGTCACTCCTGCCGGTGAGCGCATCATCACCACTGCAGGAGAAATCCTGCGCAAGGTCGAGAGCATCAAGCAGATCGCCCAGGAATTCTCCAACGAGAAGAAGGGCACGCTGTCCATCGCCACCACCCATACCCAGGCGCGCTATGCCTTGCCGCCGGTGATCAGCGCCTTCATCAAGCAGTACCCGGACGTATCCCTGCACATGCACCAGGGCACGCCGACCCAGATCGCCGAGATGGCTGCCGATGGCGTTGTCGACTTCGCCATCGCCACCGAGGGTCTGGAGCTGTTCAACGATCTGATCATGATGCCCTGCTACCGTTGGAACCGCTGTGTGGTGGTGCCGCAGGGCCACCCGCTGGCGAAGTTGCCCAAGCTCACCCTTGAAGCTCTGGCCGAGCACCCCATCGTCACCTACGTGTTCGGCTTCACCGGCCGTTCCAAGCTGGACGAGGCCTTCAATCATCGCGGCCTGACACCCAAAGTAGTGTTCACTGCCGCCGACGCCGACGTGATCAAGACCTACGTGCGCCTGGGGCTGGGAGTGGGCATCGTGGCCAAGATGGCGGTGGACGCCAGGCTCGATCCGGATCTGGTGGTGCTCGATGCCGACGAGCTGTTCGAGCCCAGCGTGACCAAGATCGGCTTCCGCCGCGGCACCTTCCTGCGTGGGTTCATGTGCGATTTCATCGAGCGCTTCGCCCCGCACCTGACCCGCGACATGCTGGCCAAGGCCGTGCAGTGCCACAACAAGACCGAACTGGAAGAGCTGTTCGAGGGTGTCGAACTGCCGATGCACTGA